A window of Kyrpidia spormannii genomic DNA:
TGATAGTTCACCAGCTATACAGACGTGTGTTTGCGTATATACTGATTATCCATAGATACATTCTAGGGGACCGGATCTTATAACAACCACTGCCCGAAAATACCTCGCTTTCATCCCACCCCGAAAGAGGTGGGCTTTCCCGGGCGCCTTTTGTAAATATGCTCGGGTCAATTCATCACGTTTTATAGCCCCGTCCCCCCCAAGAATTTTTCATACTGCCACTCCCACGTATTGTTAAGCCGGACTTTCCGCGCATGGGTTTCGTGCAACAAACGCTGAACTGAGACCAAAATGCGCTGAAGAAGCCCTTCACGATCGAGAAGGATGACACAATTTTCCGTCATATCTGTGAGTAAATCGGCTGAAACTGGAGCGCTTCCTCCTCGACGAGCAGCATCGGTGAGAGATCACACAGCACACCATCCTGTTCATACAATTCCTGGGCTTCAGACTCACAGAACATCTCGACCTCCGTAATAAACTCCTCAATCCGCTCCCGACGGATCGAGGCCTCCCGAAGCACGATCAGTAAATCCAAATCCGAATTCATCCGGTTCTCCCTTCGGGCATAAGACCCGTAGATCGCAAAGGCAAGAAGTCGATCGGCGTAATACTTCTGAACACGTTCCAACACGAGACACACATACGTGCGATGCCGAGGACCGAAAAATTTCAATCGTTCCAACGAATTCATGGCCATCACCCATCTCTGCAGTTACCGACTCGACCATTTGCGCTACCGCCGGCACTCCTGGATCAAAACGATAGGCGCACCCTCACTGTGCGCGCCCTTGTCCGCCCCGAACTTTTCCCGGGAAATTCCCCGGTCCGATCCCCTTTATTCCTCCTCGGCCATCTGGCTGTAGGCCTCCGCCACCCGCTCCCATTCGTCGTCATCTTCGATGTCGTAGAGCACTTCTTCGCCGTTCTCGTCTTCCTCCACCCGAAAAATTACAGCTTCTTCCATGCCAGCCTCGTCCACATCCCCGGCATCAGGCAAGAGAATCGCGTAGATCTTCCCTTCCACCTCGATCACGTCAATAACCCGAAATGGGTGCTCCCCACCCTCTTCATCCGTCAACACCACTCTGTCCTCCCGGTCTTCGGAAGCCATATCCTGATCCCCCTTCATCTGGATGAGCGTCCAGATAGCTTTGGAGTAACACCGTCGCCGCCACCTGGTCCACGACTTTCTTGCGCCTGGCCCTTCGCAACCCCGCACCAATTAAAGTCTTCTCTGCCACGACGGTGGTCAGACGCTCGTCCCACAGATCGACGGGAACCCGCACGCGATGGCGGAGTTTTTCCGCGAATTCCTCCGTATAGCGGCCTTGGGCCCCCAGGGAATTATCCATGTTCCGGGGCAATCCCACCACGACCCGCTCGACGCCCCACTCGGCGATCAACCCTTCGATACGAGCCAAGGCAGACTCCTCGTCGTCCACGGCCACAACTTCGAGCCCCTGCGCCACGAGTCCCAAAGGATCACTCACCGCCACGCCGATGCGCACCCGTCCGACGTCCAGCCCCAGAATCCGGCTCATTCCGGACGATGCACCGCCAGATAGGTCCGCACCAACTCCTCCAACAACTCGTCTCTTTCCAACCGGCGGATGCGGTTTCTGGCGTCGCGGTGACTGGTGATGTAAGCCGGATCTCCGGACAATAGATACCCCACCAACTGATGAAGAGGATTGTAACCCTTCTCTTTTAAGGCATCATACGCCGTCAACAATGCCTCTCGGACCGCGGAAGATCCGTCTTTCTGCACGTTAAAGTGCATCGTTTCGTCCATGGAGGAATGCATGCGCTCCCCTCCTTACCCCGTAGTGTGCCATTCTTCGTAACTACTCTATTCGCCTCAAAAGCCGCAGACTCCTTTTGCGGTGATCATTTTTTTCCCTTTTCCGCCATAAAGCCGCTTGCCGCCCCCCGGTTGGGGGCCGGCAGAGCCCCGAGGACTCCCGGGTTATGACACCCCGGCCCCTCGTTGGCGCATCACCCACCCCGGCACCCGGGAAAGTGCCTCTGCCAATTTCTCCGGATGTCGCCCGCCCGCTTGGGCGAGGTCAGGCTTCCCGCCACCGCCGCCCCCGGCCGCAGCGGCCACCTCTTTCACCAACTGTCCGGCGTGGAGACCCTTCGCCACCCAATCCGGGGATACCGCCGCCACGAACATGACCTTGTCTTCTTGTTTGGACCCGAGCACCACGACTCCGGAGTGGATCGTCTCCCGCAGCACGTCCACCATTCGCCTCATCTGGTCTGGAGTCGCGCCCTCCACAACCTCGGCAACAACGGGCACCCCCTGGATGTCAGTCACGCGATCCACCAGCCGCAGAGCCTGGCCGCGGATCCAGCGGTCCCGCCAAGACTCCAGCTCGCGCTCCGTCTCTTTCATGTCCCCGAGGACTTGCTCTAACTTATCCGGTACATCCGCCGGGGCCACTCGCAGGAGGGACGCGGCCCGATCCAACCCCTTCAGGCGCGAATCCAGAAATGCGTAGGCGTGGCGACCCGTCACTGCCTCAATCCGCCGCACTCCCGAACCGATCCCCGTTTCCGAAACAATTTTGAAAACCCCGATCTCACTCGTCCGGCGGACGTGGCACCCTCCGCACAGTTCAATGCTGAAATCCCCCGCTTTGACCACCCGGACCCGCTCACCGTATTTTTCTCCAAACAGTGCCATGGCTCCCATGGCTTTGGCTTCATCCAGGGGCATCTCCCGAATGTCCACGGGTTCATTGCGCCAGATCTCCTCATTCACGACCCGTTCCACCGCCTCCAGCTCTTCCGGCGCCAAAGGGCCATAATGAGAGAAGTCAAAACGCAGCCGGCTGTCCGCCACCAGGGATCCCGCCTGGGCCACGTGCTCCCCGAGCACCTCCCGCAGGGCTTTGTGCAACAGATGGGTAGCGGTGTGGTTCTTGATGATATCCTCCCGGTAGCGGCGATCCACCCGAGCCCGCACCACTTCCCCGGCCGTCACCGTGCCCCTCACCACCCGGCACCGGTGCACGTGCTGCCCCCGGGGGGCCTTTTGCACATCTTCCACCTCCAGCCGGGCAGTGGCGGTTTCGATGGTGCCCCGATCAGCCACCTGGCCACCGCTCTCGGCGTAAAAGGGCGTCTCATTCAACACGATCAAACACTGGTCGCCCTCGGATACCCGCTCCACCACCCGGTCATCCACCACCAGCACCTCGACCCGGGTTTGGGTCTCCAATACGTCGTAGCCGACAAAGCGACTCGGGGCCTCAAGATCCACCAACACCCCTCGCTTGGACTGCATGCTCTCCACGTCCTGCCGAGCCGCCCGGGCCCGCTCTCTCTGAGCCTCCAAAGCCTGGGCGAACCCCTCTTCATCCACGTCGATCCCTTGCTCGCTAGCAATCTCCTTGGTGAGATCGATGGGGAAGCCGAAAGTGTCATAAAGCCGGAAAGCGTCTTCCCCGGCTAGGGTCGTCCGACCCGCCGACCGCAGCTTTTCGATATAGTCTTCCAGCACCTGCTCGCCTTCGGCCAGAGTTTCCAGAAACCGCTCCTCTTCCGCTTTGACCGCCCGTACGATAAAATCCCCTTTTTCTACGATCTCGGGATACGCTTCCCCCATAACCTCCCCGACCACCGGCACCAACCGGTACAAGAATGGACGGTCGAACCCCAGGTTCCGCCCGTATCGCACCGCCCGCCTCAAGAGCCGGCGGATAACATAGCTCCGCCCTTCGTTGCCGGGCAGAACCCCGTCCCCCACAGCGAAGACCGCCGTCCGAATGTGGTCGGCGATCACTTTGAGGGCGACATCCCACTGGGTTTTTCGGCCGTACTGGACTCCAGCCGCCTCGGCAGCCGCTTCGATGATGGGGCGGAACAGATCGGTGTCAAAGTTGCTGTCCACATCCTGCATGACGGACGCCATTCGCTCCAGGCCCATTCCCGTGTCGATGTTCTTCTTTGGAAGCGGCGTATACGTGCCGTCGGGATTGTGATTGAACTGCGTAAACACCAGGTTCCAAATCTCCAGGAAACGGTCGCACTCACACCCGACGTTGCAATCCGGCCGCCCACAGCCCCGATCTTCTCCCCGATCGTAGAAAATCTCGGAGCATGGCCCGCTGGGGCCCTCCCCGATTTCCCAGAAGTTGTCCTCCATCCGGAAAATCCGGTGGGCGGGCACCCCAATCCGCCGGTGCCACAGCTCGTAAGCCTCGTCATCTTCGGGATGAATCGTCACCGACAGGCGCTCGGGATCCAGGCCCATGTGCTCGGTGAGGAACTCCCAGGCCCAGTCGATGGCCTCTTTCTTAAAATAGTCCCCGATGGAGAAGTTCCCCAACATCTCGAAAAAGGTCTGATGCCGGGCCGTCTTCCCCACATTCTCAATGTCGTTGGTTCGAATGCACTTCTGAGAACTGGCGATGCGCGGATTCGGCGGCACTTTGCGCCCGTCGAAAAAAGGCTTCAACGGCGCCATACCTGCGTTGATCCACAACAGCGACGGATCGTCCACCGGGACGAGACTGGCGCTGGGATAGACGTCATGATCTTTAGATGCGAAGAACTCCAGGAATTTCTTTCGAATCTCTGCGCCCTTCACGCCTTCAACCTCCCATAAAAAAACCCCCGCCCCTCCAGGGACGAGAGTTTGACTCACGCGGTACCACCCTGATTACCCCCGGCAGGGCCGGGAGTCCCTCACTCGCGAGATAACGGTCGCCCGCCGGCAGGGTTCCTTCGGAGCGGCCTTCGGACGCCCGCCGTCGAGAACCCTTCCAGCCTCGGGGCCCTCTCTCTGGGACGCGGAATCGCCCTACTCTTCTCCATCCCTGCATGGTCCGGTTACAGTTATAGCCATTATACTCACAGATAAAAAGGACTGTCAAACGGGCCCTTTGCGAAAAGATGACCAATGCTGCCCAATCACCCGAAGCACCGCTAAAACCGGGACGGCGAACACCATCCCCGCAATACCGGCCAATTGTCCTCCCAGAAGCAATGCAAAAATAATCGCCAAGGGGTGGATGTCTAAAGAGCGCCCCACCACCGTCGGGGAAATAAGATTGCTCTCGATCTGCTGCACGATCAGGTTGACCAGGAGCACCTTCAGAGCCATGGCCGGCGAAATGGTCAAGCCGATCAGAGCGGCCGGGGCAAGGCCGATAAAGGGCCCGACGTACGGGATGATGTTCGCCACGGCCACAATCGAGGCCATAAGTAGAGAAAAGGGGAGGCCGATGATCAAATAACCCGCATAGGTCAGTACGCCCACCAGAGCCATCACCAAAAGCTGCCCGCGCACGTACCGACCCAGAGCATCGTCGATTTCTTGCAACAGCTTTTTCCAGGAATCCCGTTGTTCCCGGGGAGCTAGACTGAGCACCACGCGCTCGACCATTTTAAGATCTTTAAGAAGATAAAACACCAGGAAGGGCACGACAAAGGCGCTGAGCAACTGGCCCACCGTGGCCCCCAAGGAGGCGACCACCTGGCCGAGAAACCGTCCCGTCCATCGCTCCAGCTGGTTCAGGTGATTTTCCACCGCCTGCTGGATGCCGTCAGGTAAATATCGGGTCTGCCGGGCCAGCTCATTCAGCCATTGATCGATGCGGTTGACCGTTTCCGGCAGGTTGGCGGCCAAAGCTTTGACCTGCTCCACCAAGGCAGGGATGCCCTGCACTGCCGCCACTGCACTGATTAGCAAAAAGATGGCATAAATGATGAGTATACTGATACCCCGGGGAACCCTGCGTTTCACCAGGGCCTCGACAACGGGGTTCAAAAGATAGGAAATGATCAAGGCCACCACAAAAGGAGTCGCCACCGATCCGATCAAACCCAAAGCCCAATCCCAGACCGGACGCAGCTGGATCACCATATATACGCAAGCCAGAACGACCAAAATCAAGGTGGCGGTTTGGAGGAGCTCTCGCTGGGTCCACTTGCCCACGGCCTCACCCTCCCCTGCTCCCCAAGCAAAACCATCAGTCAGGCCGGATACCTACCCCATCCGCACCACCATATTATGCGTCGCCCGGATCACCCATGTCCACCCCGATCTCGGGACTGGCACCCGCCGCCCGGGTCACCGCCGAGATCAGCAGCCCCTGCCTAACGCCCAGCGCCGCCCATCGATCCCAAGGGGCTATCACCGCAAAACATGCCACAGTACGTCCCCCGCCGTAAAAACAAAGGCTACCATGGCCACATAACTGTTGACGGTGAAAAAGGCTTTTTCGATGTGAGTCATATCCTCGGGGGATACCAGCCGATGCTCGTAAATCAGAAGCAGGGCCACCATGGCGATTCCCACGGCGTAGAGCCACCCAAGGGGCACCCAGATCAGAAGGCTCAAAAACAAAGCCACCGATACAACGTCTAAACCCCGGGAAATCCACAAACCCCTCCGGATACCGAACCGGACTGGCACCGAGTGTAGGCCATTGTCCCGATCGAAATCCACATCCTGGCAGGCGTAGATGATGTCAAAGGCGGCAATCCACGTCGCCACCGCCGCCGCCAGCACCACCGCGGGCAGATCGAACTGTCCAGAGACCGCGAGCCACCCGCCAAGGGGTGCCAGACCATCTGCAATGCCGAGAACGAAGTGGCTCATCCAGGTGAATCGCTTGGTGTACGAGTACACTACGAGAATCACCACGGCCACCGGCAACAGTTCCACGCACAGAGGGTTCAATTTCCATGCGGCCACGCCGAGCACCGCCAGGGAAACGATGATAAACACCCAAACTTCCAGCGTCGACAGGAGTCCCCGGGGCAACTCCCGCTGGGCTGTGCGCGGATTTCGAGCGTCGATGGCCCGGTCGATCACCCGATTCAACCCCATGGCCGCGCTCCGGGCTCCGACCATCGCCACCGTAACCCAAAACACTTGCCCCCAGGTGGGGAGGCCTCGGGTGTGGTCATATGCAGCCAGGATCATTCCCAGGTAAGCGTAGGGGAGAGCGAATATCGTATGTTCGAATTTCACCAGTCGCAAAAATAAGACGAGCTTCTTCACGTTCCACGCCCCCTCCCCTTTATTTACCGGGAGGTGGGGGAAAAGTCAACCGGCGGTTTCCACCCGTCCAACTTCTAATAGGCTGCCGTCTTCGGCCACTTCAAACATCTGCACTTCCGTGTCCGTCACCACCATCTCCGTGCAGCAACTCCAACAGTAGTACTGATGGGTGCCGATTCGCCCCACATCCCGACATTGGCAGCGCGGACACTGGGTCATCGGATCCACAACTCATCCCCCCTTCGGCAGTCTCATCATTGGTATCATGACCTTTTCATGGAAAATTTATACTAAATGCGCCCATGGGCAAAAGGGAGAAATGACAGGAAATGCTCCGAAGGGGGGCTTGTGCACCAAGGATGGGGCCGCTACAATGCGAGGCAAAGGAACGGAGGGAATGACCGTGCACAAAGGCACGCTCCGGCCCTGGGCGGTCTTGCTCGCAGGGGGCCGCAGTTCTCGAATGGGGGTAGACAAGGCGCTCTTGCCGGTTGGCAATCGGCCCCTGATCGTACACCTGACCGAGCAAGTCCGGGCCCTTGGCTGGCCTTGTGTCATCGTTCTCCCGCCCGCCGGTCCTCCCGCCCGGATCGGGCGTTATCAATCCTTGGTTCCCTGGGCGTCCTTTGTTTTTGATGCCGAAGCCTGGCGGGGACCCGTGATGGGGATCGCTTCCGGGGCTGCCGCCGTGCGTTCCGAATGGATGGCGCTACTAAGTTGCGACATCCCCAATCTGGATACGGCGCTTTTGGCGGAAATGATGGAGATCGCCGCCACCCCTTCGCCGGACGCCCCCTTGGCCGGGATATATGTGGCTGGCGAGCCCTTTCACGGACTCTACCGGCGGGAATCGGCGTTGCGGGCGGCCAGGAAAGTTCTAACAAAGGCTGGGCCCCGGGCCTCCGCCAGAGGATGGCTCGACGCCCTGGGGCCCGCCCAGGTTCTTCCGGCAACACGAAGAAGCTGGGTGAATCTCAACACCCCAAGAGATTACGAGGAGTATATGCGGCGCAGTGGTGCACAAAACCCGTAGTGGAAGCCATGGGTCTCGCCATCAGGGTACCAGGGGATTTAGCCACCAGACTGTGACCCGATCCCCTACGGCAGGATCGGCGAAAGGCGGAACTTCCACCACGGCGTTCGCACCCACAAAACTGGAGAGGGCGGAAGACGATTGTTCCCGGTCAGCATCCGCCACCACTCGGCCGTCTTCGATCCACGCCCGGGCCCTCCAAAATCGAACGGAAGGCCCGGGTTCACCGCCGGGTCGGCCCCGGAGTTCCGCCTCAGTTTTCGACAAATCCCACCCCGTATAGCCGCGCATGAGGCGCAGAGACGGGAGCAGGAACAGGTGGCCGGTGACAAAGGCAGAAGCCGGGTTGCCGGGGAGGGCAAACCACATTTTGTTGCCCTTCACCGCAACCGTCACAGGTTTTCCGGGACGGATCCGAACCCTTTGGAATAAAATGTCCATCCCGAGTTCTTCCATGGCCCCGGGCACCACATCGTAATCCCCCACAGACACCGCTCCGGTCGTCACCACCACATCGGCCCACTCCAAGACCCCCGCCACCGCCTCGATCACTTTGTCCGGGAGATCCGGCAGGCGTCCCAGATCCCGGGCATCCGCCCCGGCCAACCGCGTCATTGCCAGGAGCATCGGGCCATTGCTGTTGCGGATTTTCCCCGGGGTGAGAGGCCCGGGGCCGCTCACCAACTCGTCCCCGGTGGAAAACAGCGCCACCCGAGGCGCACGGCACACCTCCACCTCTTCGACCCCGGCCGTGGCAAGCACCGCCGCCTCCGCCGGACCGATCCGGCGACCGGCTTCCACCGGCGCAGATCCCCGGGATAAATCTTCCCCCCGGCGCTGGATCGATTCTCCGACGGGAACCGGGGCGATCACCTCGATGCGTTCTCCTACTAAACCCCTGGAGCCTTCGGGAAAACGGACATCCTCAATGGGAATGACCGCATCCGCCCCGGGTGCCACCGGCGCCCCGGTCATGGTTCGCACTGCCTGACCCGGCCCCAAGCTTCGGGAGGGCCAGCCCCCCGCCGCCACCTCATCCACCACCGACAGTACGGCGGGTTCGTTCGCCTTCGCCTGGGAACAGTCCACCGACCGGACGGCAAACCCATCGATCACCGATCGGTCAAAGGGGGGCACGTCCTCGGGCAACTCCACTGACCGGGCAAGAACCTCACCGGCGGATTGTCCCAGGGGGATTCGCACCCGGTCCAAGGGTGTCACGCGTTCGAAACACAGGCGTCTCGCGTCGGCAAAATCGATGGGTTCTAATTTCGGCATGATGAGATCTCCTTTCCGGTTCGATGAGACATCTGACTTGACGGGGCCGCCTATGGGCGGGGAGCCGTCCCGGTCTCCGCCCCCCGGGCTGCGGCACCGATGACCTTCGCCGCCCGAAGAAGGATCAGCAGACCGGCCGCCACATCCGGATCCCGAATCGCCCGGAACAGATCCATCATCCCCGGCGGCCGGTGCTCCCATTCCCGGGCCCCGGCGGGCTGACGCAACCCCTCTGCAACGATCTTGGCCGTTTCCGCCGCTCCTTGCAAGTCCACCGACGCCAATACCTCTCCTAAAGCCACCGCATTTTTTAACAACCGCTTTCCGCCTTGGGTGTTCACCTGATGGACCAGGATCTCCAGGACCTCTTCCCCAGATGCCGCCACATCCCGCAAAGTGCGCAGGATCCCTTTTTCACGCAACACGGCCAGTAGCTCCAAGGTCTCCTCCAACGCCGGCGCGTATTTGGCCGCCATCTCCTGCCATCCCGGAGCGGCCGGTTGCTCCCCGCCCCCGACAGACCGTTTCACCATGCGGATCGGCTCAGCCACGTCCGCCCTCCCCCTTCCCCGGAAACACGTAATCCCGGCGCCGCCATTTTTCCTCAACTTCCACGCCGGATCTCGGCGTAGGCTCATGAAACCGCGGGTTATGGATCGGCAGCGGCGTCGGACCCGATTTTTCCAAAATTTCCATCCGAACCTGAATCTCTTTGTACGCCGGGGTATGAGTCACCCGGTCGGTATGGGAGCCGGTGACATAGTTCACGGCAGCTTCAGTGGCCGTATTCATGGGCAAATACAGCTCCCGACCCCTCACCCGGTCGGTCACCAGCACCCGGATCACCACCTCCCCGAAAGGAGAGATGAGTTTCACCAGTGCCCCGGACTCGATCCCCCGCTCCTCGGCCAACTCCCGGGAAATCTCCACAAAGGCCCCGGGCACTTTGTACCGCAGTCCCTCGGTGCGGTAGGTCATGTTTCCTTCGTGAAAATGTTCAAGGAGCCTTCCGTTGTTCAAGTGAAGGTCGTATTCCTCCGGCATTGTCACAGGCGGTACCCACTCCATCGGATAGAGCCTCGCCTGCCCGTCCGGGAAAGCAAACCTTTCTGCATACAGCAGCGGTGAATCGGTGCCGTCCTCGGCCACGGGCCACTGCAAGCTGCGGAATCCCTCCAGCCGGTCGTACCGCACCCCGGCAAAGAGAGGCGCCAACCTCGCCGCCTCGGCCATGATCTCCCCCGGGTGCTCGTACCGCCAATTCGCTCCCAGTCGATTCGCCACCGCCTGGATGATCTCCCAGTCCGGTTTGGATTCGCCGAGGGGTTCCAACGCCCGGTACAGTCGCTGAATGCGCCGCTCGGTGTTGGTGAAAGTGCCTTCTTTCTCCAAACTCGGGGCGGCCGGCAGTACCACGTCCGCAAACTCTGCCGTGCGCGAAAGAAACATATCCTGGACCACCATGAAGTCCAACTTCGCAAACGCCGCTTGGACATAATGGGCATTGGCGTCCACCAAACTCATATCTTCGCCAATAATGTACATCGCCCGGAGATCTCCGGCGTGGATCGCATCCACCATCTCGTGATTATCCAGGCCCGGCTTCTCCGGCAGCTTGACGCCCCAGGCCACCTCGTAACGCTGGCGCACCGCCGGATCCTCAGCCCGCTCATAGCCGGGATAGTAGGCCGGCATGGCGCCAAAATCGCTGGTTCCCTGCACGTTGTTGTGCCCCCGCAGGGGATAAGCCCCGGTGCCCGGGCGGCCGTAGTTGCCCGTAACGAGCAGGAGATTGGAAATTGCCGTACTGGTATCGCTCCCTCCGCAGTGCTGGGTGACGCCCATCGCCCACAGGACACACACCCTTTTCGCCTCATGAACCATCTGTGCCGCCCGGGTGAGATCCGCCTCGGAGATCCCCGTCACCGCCGCCGCCCGGGTGAGGGTGAAATCCTTGAGACTCTCCACATACTCCGGCCAGCCCTTCACCCGTTTGGCCAGAAACTCCTTATCCTCCCACCCCTGGTCGATGATGTATTTGGTCACCGCCGCCAGCCAGACAAAGTCCGTCCCCGGGGCGGGGGGCAAAAACAAGTCCGCCCGCCTGGCCATCTCGTGCCGGCGCAGATCGGCGACGATCACCTTTTGACCGCGGAGTTTCTGCGCCCGTTTGACCCGGGTCGCCAAAACCGGGTGAGATTCCGCGGTATTGGACCCGATGATGATCACCAAATCCGCGGCGGCAATGTCGGCGATCGACCCGGAGTCCCCGCCGTAGCCCACGGTGCGGAACAGCCCCTGGGTGGCAGGAGACTGACAATATCGAGAGCAGTTGTCCACATTGTTCGTCCCCACGACAGCTCGGGCCAACTTTTGCATCAGGTACGCCTCTTCGTTGGTGCATTTGGACGAAGCGATAAACCCGAGAGCATCCGGCCCGTACTTCTCCCGTACCGCTCCAAACCCCCGAGCGACAGCCTCCAGGGCTTCCTCCCAGGAGACTTCCACAAAAACCCCATCCCGACGAAGCAGGGGCCTGGTCAGGCGGTCTGGGCTGTTGATGTGTCCCCAGCCGAACTTCCCTTTGACACAGGTAGAAATCCCATTGACTGGCGCCTCGGGAGTCGGTTCGATTTTGAGAATATGACGCCCCTTGGTCCACACTTCAAAACTGCATCCCACGCCACAATAGGTGCACACCGTTTTCGTGCGTTTGATGCCTTGACTGCGC
This region includes:
- the fdhF gene encoding formate dehydrogenase subunit alpha; this translates as MAERADGITREVSGVVVHVNGEVRRGRLDRTVLEVLLEQGEEIPHVCYHPSLGPIQTCDTCLVEIDGELVRSCGVKVTEGMRIDTRSERVRLARLEAMDRILVNHELYCTVCDNNNGNCVVHNTVKQLGVQHQREPFSPKPYEVDASNPFYRYDPNQCILCGRCVEACQNLQVNETLSIDWSLERPRVVWDGGVPIDQSSCVSCGHCVTVCPCNALMEKSMLGQAGVMTGLKPGVLREMIEVTKEVEPGYGPILALSDAEAAVRSQGIKRTKTVCTYCGVGCSFEVWTKGRHILKIEPTPEAPVNGISTCVKGKFGWGHINSPDRLTRPLLRRDGVFVEVSWEEALEAVARGFGAVREKYGPDALGFIASSKCTNEEAYLMQKLARAVVGTNNVDNCSRYCQSPATQGLFRTVGYGGDSGSIADIAAADLVIIIGSNTAESHPVLATRVKRAQKLRGQKVIVADLRRHEMARRADLFLPPAPGTDFVWLAAVTKYIIDQGWEDKEFLAKRVKGWPEYVESLKDFTLTRAAAVTGISEADLTRAAQMVHEAKRVCVLWAMGVTQHCGGSDTSTAISNLLLVTGNYGRPGTGAYPLRGHNNVQGTSDFGAMPAYYPGYERAEDPAVRQRYEVAWGVKLPEKPGLDNHEMVDAIHAGDLRAMYIIGEDMSLVDANAHYVQAAFAKLDFMVVQDMFLSRTAEFADVVLPAAPSLEKEGTFTNTERRIQRLYRALEPLGESKPDWEIIQAVANRLGANWRYEHPGEIMAEAARLAPLFAGVRYDRLEGFRSLQWPVAEDGTDSPLLYAERFAFPDGQARLYPMEWVPPVTMPEEYDLHLNNGRLLEHFHEGNMTYRTEGLRYKVPGAFVEISRELAEERGIESGALVKLISPFGEVVIRVLVTDRVRGRELYLPMNTATEAAVNYVTGSHTDRVTHTPAYKEIQVRMEILEKSGPTPLPIHNPRFHEPTPRSGVEVEEKWRRRDYVFPGKGEGGRG